Within Actinomycetota bacterium, the genomic segment GTTACCACACACTCTCGAGCCTCTCGCCGGAGTGGGTCGAGGCCGTGCAGGAGAGCGGTCGCTTCGCCGACTTCGCATGGGACGAGCGCGAGGTCGTGAGGATGACGACACTCGACGATCTCATTCGAGAATTCGGTGTGCCCGACTTCTGCAAGATCGACGTCGAGGGATACGAGCTCGAGGTCGTACGCGGGCTCTCACGGCCGGTTCCGGCGCTCGCGTTCGAATTCACGTTTGAGCGGTTGGACTCACGGCTGGCTGCGGTCGAGCACCTCGCAAGTCTCGGAATGACCCGCTTCAACTTTTCGTACGGCGAGTCGCTCAGGTTTGCGCTCGACGATTGGGCCGGCGTCGACGAGATGTTCCGTTTCCTCGATTCGACGCCAAGGAGCATCGACACGTTCGGAGACGTCTACGCTGCTCAGTGAATTAGGCGGCGCCTTCGCAGGTGGATAAGCAGGGACAGCAATCGCCGTTGCGGGACGACGTCGGGCGGAACGTCGCTGCTCGAGCGAACACCATACTTTTCGAGCAGATTCCCGAGAAAGACGAGCTCGCGGTAGCGCGGCGGGCCACGCCGGTGCTTTCGATAGAGATAGAACCACTCGAAGAGGTCGACCTGAGGATCGCTCTCCGCCTCGCGCGTGACCTGGTGTGACGCACCGGTAGTGACGTTTACGAGCGCTCTGGGAGTGAACGCGAAACAGCCGCCGTCGAGAATCCTGACGTAGAAATCGATGTCGACGACCCAACGAAGCCTTTGGTCGAAGAGCAGCCCAGCCGACCGACGATGGATCGTGGCGCTAGGGGATCCGATCCAATTCCCGAGCAAGAGAACGGTCGGACGACGGCGAATCTCTTCCAGACGGTCGTCGCTGGGACGATGGACAAACAGAAGAGCCCCGTCGGCTCCACAGGCGTTAGAGGCGCTGAACCCGAACGCCGCACGCGGGTTGTCGTCGAGGAGGGCGACGAACTCTCCGAGCGCGTGCCGGTCTGCGAACCAGTCGTCGTGGTGGAGGAGCTTGACGTACTCGCCTCGAGCGAGCCCGATCGCGTCGTTCCAGTTTTCCGGCGAACCCCTCCGGTCGCGGTTCCGGCGGTAGCGAATCCCTCCCGGCCGGCGCTGCTGCTCGACGATGCGCTCGATCGAATCGTTGCGGGAGTCATCCGTCACGACGATCTCGTAACTCGAGAACGTCTGCTCGGTCACCGAATCGAGTGCACGCCGGAAGTACTCCGGTTGCTCGAACGCGGGAATGCAAACGGAGACCTTAGGAGTCACCGGAGCCTCGTCTTGACCCGGGCGAGCCGCCACCGCAAGTACTCACCGGGCGTCAACCGCTCACCGAACGTCCTACGCTCAGTAGCGACGTCCTCGCGCGTCAAGACGAACAAGAACTGGTATGTGGAAGCCAGCTCGTCACGCAGCAGCCGGAGCATCAGCCGGCCATCAGTCTGAATGTGATGCAGCGGCATTTCCGTCTTGAGGAGATCCCGCTGTAGCAGGTAGAGGCTCTCGACGTTCATCCCAAGCTCGGCGATGAGTTGCTCAAGCGTGGAAAGCGTGAAGAAGCGCAGATGCGTCCGCTCGAGAATCCCGGAATCGACGTAGTCGAAACGGCCTTTCAGTAGTGCCAGCCGCACGGCTCCAAACGCTACGTTCGGCGTGTCGATCACAATCCTCGTTTCGCGAGGTAGGCCGTCGGTCAAGCGGCGGAGGAAAGCGAGTGGGTCGGCGACGTGCTCGATCACGTCGGCCAAGACGACGAAGTCGTAGCGGTTCGGCAGCGGCTGGGGCAGATCCTCGGCTCGGGATTGGTAGAGATGACGATAGTGGGGGGCGGCAATTGCCGCCGCATGCTCGTTTGGCTCGACGCCGTCTATGACGACCTCTCTGTTCATCGCGTGCAAGACGCGAGGCAGGAGTCCGCTGCCGGCACCAACGTCGAGGACTGAGCTACCACTCGGGATCATCTTCGCGATCCGGTGCAGGGGGCCCGCTTCGTCACGCAGCACATATCCCACGGTTTCCGGGGGGAGGTCGAAAGTGGAGTCCGGCCTTGTGAACATGATTAGCGATGCTCGGAGGCGATTTCCACTATCAGGCCGCCGGGGAAAAGACGAACGAGATCTCCTGATGCGGTGATCGGACGGCTGAGAAATCCATCTTCCGCACATCAATCCGCTCGCCGGCAAGAAAGCGGTCGTTCAGCGCATCCGCGGTACCGAGGTCGCCGTGCCGATTGACGTTCGTCTCGTTTACGAGGTTGGCCGGAATGCTGACAACGACGCTGTGTCGGAACGACGCCATTCTCGGGCCTGCGTCCGGATTGAAGTACTGCAGGGCCGACTCAAGGGTGTTCGGGTTCGTAAACTCAGCACGCGCCAGCCAATCGCTAACTTCGTCGGTGCGAAAGAC encodes:
- a CDS encoding FkbM family methyltransferase, translating into MGLRSALEAAGARRRRAAALRFYRALVPPAGLCFDIGANVGERTDLFVALGARVVAVEPQASCAAMLRRRFGGRIHLVEAALGPAPGEAELLVASYHTLSSLSPEWVEAVQESGRFADFAWDEREVVRMTTLDDLIREFGVPDFCKIDVEGYELEVVRGLSRPVPALAFEFTFERLDSRLAAVEHLASLGMTRFNFSYGESLRFALDDWAGVDEMFRFLDSTPRSIDTFGDVYAAQ
- a CDS encoding glycosyltransferase; translated protein: MTPKVSVCIPAFEQPEYFRRALDSVTEQTFSSYEIVVTDDSRNDSIERIVEQQRRPGGIRYRRNRDRRGSPENWNDAIGLARGEYVKLLHHDDWFADRHALGEFVALLDDNPRAAFGFSASNACGADGALLFVHRPSDDRLEEIRRRPTVLLLGNWIGSPSATIHRRSAGLLFDQRLRWVVDIDFYVRILDGGCFAFTPRALVNVTTGASHQVTREAESDPQVDLFEWFYLYRKHRRGPPRYRELVFLGNLLEKYGVRSSSDVPPDVVPQRRLLSLLIHLRRRRLIH
- a CDS encoding class I SAM-dependent methyltransferase; this encodes MFTRPDSTFDLPPETVGYVLRDEAGPLHRIAKMIPSGSSVLDVGAGSGLLPRVLHAMNREVVIDGVEPNEHAAAIAAPHYRHLYQSRAEDLPQPLPNRYDFVVLADVIEHVADPLAFLRRLTDGLPRETRIVIDTPNVAFGAVRLALLKGRFDYVDSGILERTHLRFFTLSTLEQLIAELGMNVESLYLLQRDLLKTEMPLHHIQTDGRLMLRLLRDELASTYQFLFVLTREDVATERRTFGERLTPGEYLRWRLARVKTRLR